The Impatiens glandulifera chromosome 3, dImpGla2.1, whole genome shotgun sequence genome contains a region encoding:
- the LOC124930307 gene encoding uncharacterized protein LOC124930307, with amino-acid sequence MEQYRNQIRRSSATEVRCRNHPTHRQSPGVCSLCLREKLHQIYTTTTTSRVKTAPVESSSSSSSSLSSLSSSCSSMDASPIHQLYHDHSHKRSFMMEKSRSMAAVVTRDDHGMVFWKKRSSGFWSNLVGTRSRSKRINENGLMHAKSARERIITAN; translated from the coding sequence ATGGAACAATACAGAAACCAGATCAGAAGATCTTCGGCGACAGAAGTCCGGTGCCGGAACCACCCCACCCACCGGCAGTCACCCGGAGTTTGTTCTCTTTGTCTTAGAGAAAAACTCCACCAAATATATACTACTACTACAACTTCCCGTGTTAAAACCGCTCCGGTGGAATCTAGCtcttcgtcttcttcatcactatcttctctctcttcttcttgttcttccaTGGATGCATCTCCCATTCACCAATTATATCATGATCATAGCCATAAGAGATCATTCATGATGGAGAAGAGTCGATCCATGGCCGCCGTCGTGACGAGAGATGATCATGGAATGGTATTTTGGAAGAAGAGATCGAGTGGGTTTTGGTCCAATTTGGTTGGAACTAGATCAAGAAGCAAGAGGATTAATGAAAATGGTTTGATGCATGCAAAAAGTGCGAGAGAGAGGATCATCACAGCTAACTAG
- the LOC124930306 gene encoding cytochrome c oxidase subunit 6b-3-like: MAEVAATVITSLAEDYLLKEKLQLNGASEETLFVEGDSNNEQARKILVGEGESSDEEKLEIKLETAPADFRFPTTNQTRHCFTRYIEYHRCIAAKGESAPECDKFAKYYRSLCPGEWVEKWNGQREDGTFAGPL; this comes from the exons ATGGCGGAAGTTGCAGCCACAGTGATCACGTCCCTAGCTGAG GATTATCTGTTGAAGGAGAAACTTCAATTGAATGGTGCTTCTGAGGAAACCCTTTTTGTTGAAGGAGACAGTAATAATGAGCAAGCCAGGAAAATTCTTGTTGGTGAAGGTGAAAGCTCGGATGAAGAAAAACTAGAGATTAAG CTTGAGACAGCACCAGCAGATTTTCGATTTCCAACTACTAATCAAACGAGGCATTGTTTTACCCGATATATTGAGTATCACAG GTGTATTGCTGCAAAGGGTGAAAGTGCTCCAGAATGTGACAAATTTGCAAAGTACTATCGATCTCTTTGCCCTGGAGAATGG GTTGAGAAATGGAATGGGCAAAGGGAGGATGGCACATTTGCAGGACCATTATAG
- the LOC124930308 gene encoding glutathione S-transferase T2-like — protein sequence MVGGVDNEVYNETFQSQTSGGDYDQFMSTYEFNEMQTQDQYKKARSKNFSPEEDLLLVSTWLNTSIDPIHGTDQTNSQYWSKMEPIQQAVNKFCGYYTQREGRLRKFGDTGIDVLEVAKKIYHEIQKTQFRLENCWNKLRFNAKWIEYMCQGPTKRKTFSSDTTNLNDEKNTSADFIDLERPIGQKKTKKEAKRGKDKSSNISEFDAAIIKWTKEK from the exons ATGGTGGGAGGAGTAGATAATGAAGTGTATAATGAAACATTTCAATCTCAAACTAGTGGTGGTGATTATGATCAGTTTATGTCAACTTATGAGTTCAATGAGATGCAGACTCAAGATCAATACAAAAAGGCTCGAAGTAAGAACTTCTCTCCAGAAGAGGACCTTCTATTGGTTTCTACTTGGCTTAACACAAGTATTGATCCAATTCATGGAACGGATCAAACTAATAGTCAATACTGGAGCAAG ATGGAACCAATCCAGCAAGCTGTAAACAAGTTTTGCGGCTATTACACACAGCGAGAAGGAAGACTCCGTAAATTTGGTGATACAGGCATAGACGTg CTTGAGGTTGCCAAGAAGATCTACCATGAGATTCAGAAAACTCAGTTTCGATTAGAAAACTGCTGGAATAAATTGAGATTTAATGCTAAATGGATAGAATACATGTGTCAAGGaccaacaaaaagaaaaacattttcaaGTGACACAACTAATTTGAATGATGAAAAGAATACTAGTGCTGATTTTATTGATTTGGAGAGGCCCATTggacaaaagaaaacaaaaaaagaagCTAAGAGAGGGAAAGATAAATCAAGTAACATATCTGAATTTGATGCTGCTATTATCAAATGGACAAAGGAAAAATGA